One Synechococcus sp. JA-2-3B'a(2-13) genomic window carries:
- a CDS encoding anti-sigma factor domain-containing protein produces MAELTDFELMRQIQLRDRRSHFLLKDRYQKRLLDIALAILKQPHQAEEVVRQVFEFCWKHANAFDLQRDRSVALWLYELTAFQARERLRRWAWLPAPLSIQTSAPLWPQRLLWGSLAVLGIYAVDITAAYWRLRWQWGSPIEGESVAVQRLYQEWQRQPQVQRTLLRDPSFSTPLLVQALWSPHAKQVLLLASEMAPAPPGSTYQLWLESDVQGGGRLLENAGTFAVNGEGSLQWLSQPIHSEQPTRLLVTLEPAGGSESPTGPPLLQSSFWIPAAQP; encoded by the coding sequence ATGGCTGAGCTGACCGATTTCGAGTTGATGCGCCAGATCCAACTGCGGGATCGCCGCAGCCACTTTTTGCTCAAGGATCGCTATCAGAAGCGCCTGCTGGATATTGCCTTGGCCATTCTCAAGCAACCTCACCAGGCGGAAGAGGTGGTGCGGCAGGTGTTCGAGTTCTGCTGGAAACACGCCAATGCCTTTGACCTGCAGCGGGATCGCTCAGTGGCTCTGTGGCTCTACGAGTTGACAGCCTTTCAGGCTAGGGAACGGCTGCGGCGTTGGGCTTGGCTACCTGCCCCCCTCTCCATTCAAACTTCGGCTCCCCTGTGGCCGCAACGTCTTCTCTGGGGCAGCCTGGCAGTGCTGGGGATCTACGCGGTAGACATAACAGCGGCCTACTGGCGGCTGCGCTGGCAGTGGGGATCCCCCATCGAGGGAGAGTCGGTGGCAGTTCAACGGCTCTACCAAGAGTGGCAACGACAACCGCAGGTGCAGCGAACCCTGCTGCGGGATCCCAGCTTCAGCACTCCCCTGTTGGTGCAAGCCCTCTGGTCGCCCCATGCCAAGCAGGTGCTGCTATTGGCCTCGGAGATGGCTCCCGCCCCCCCAGGGAGCACCTATCAACTGTGGCTGGAGTCGGATGTCCAGGGAGGGGGACGACTGCTGGAAAACGCCGGCACTTTTGCCGTCAACGGGGAAGGATCCCTGCAGTGGCTCAGTCAACCCATCCATTCTGAGCAGCCGACCCGCCTTCTCGTCACCCTTGAACCGGCAGGAGGAAGCGAATCCCCCACAGGCCCGCCTCTGCTGCAGAGCAGTTTCTGGATCCCTGCTGCCCAGCCCTGA
- the tatA gene encoding twin-arginine translocase TatA/TatE family subunit yields the protein MTILLPSEPILAVSIFGMGLPELAVIGVIAVVVFGPKKLPELGSAFGKALRSFKQEMNNPSSDDEPAGTEKVEKVVEKDAA from the coding sequence ATGACTATCCTGCTGCCGAGCGAACCTATCCTGGCCGTGAGCATCTTCGGCATGGGCCTGCCAGAGCTGGCCGTGATTGGGGTGATCGCGGTGGTCGTGTTTGGCCCCAAGAAGCTACCGGAGTTGGGCAGCGCCTTTGGCAAAGCGTTGCGGAGTTTCAAACAAGAGATGAACAACCCCAGCAGCGATGACGAGCCTGCCGGCACGGAAAAGGTGGAGAAGGTGGTGGAGAAGGATGCCGCCTGA
- a CDS encoding dihydrolipoyl dehydrogenase family protein, whose product MPVSYDIVVIGAGAAGLVVASAAAQLKAKVLLVEGSDRLGGDCLWYGCVPSKALLHVAHTVHRIRQAMAAGWVTLPGPAGISVDYLKVYEHIRSAQSYIANHADSPDRFRQLGVELVFAKGHFVDGRTFEVAGRQVQARAFVIATGSRPWVPPLPGLAEAGYLTNESIFDLTRLPKSVAVIGAGPVGCELSQALARLGSEVTLIASRERILPKEDPEAAQVVQQQLTQDGIRILTRVRATAVGQEQGAKLLSLKANSGAGTAAAGDQVIRAEEILVAAGRIPNVEGLGLEAAGVQYTPQGIQVNAKLQTRNPRIYACGDVIGGPQFTHVAAYEGAVALVNALFFPLSQARYRVIPWAIFTEPELARVGLTESEARQQYGKDVVVLKQEFADVDRAQAEAAPLGFAKLICRRNGQILGAHLVGSQAGELIHEVVLAMSRRLPVSALTGIHIYPTRSEVNAKAALQHRRQQLATNPRLQNFLQGFFAWRRAWS is encoded by the coding sequence ATGCCTGTCTCCTACGATATTGTGGTCATTGGCGCCGGTGCAGCGGGTTTGGTGGTGGCCAGCGCTGCGGCCCAACTGAAGGCCAAGGTGCTGCTGGTGGAAGGAAGCGACCGCCTGGGCGGAGATTGCCTCTGGTATGGCTGTGTGCCCAGCAAAGCCCTTCTTCACGTGGCCCATACCGTCCATCGGATTCGCCAGGCCATGGCTGCCGGTTGGGTAACTCTCCCTGGCCCAGCAGGGATCTCGGTGGATTACCTCAAGGTGTACGAACACATTCGCTCTGCCCAGAGCTACATCGCCAACCACGCCGATTCGCCAGATCGCTTCCGCCAACTGGGGGTGGAACTGGTGTTTGCCAAGGGCCACTTTGTGGATGGGCGCACCTTTGAGGTGGCAGGACGGCAGGTACAGGCGCGGGCTTTTGTCATCGCCACCGGATCCCGTCCTTGGGTTCCCCCCTTGCCGGGCTTGGCCGAGGCGGGCTATCTGACCAACGAATCGATCTTTGACTTGACCCGCTTGCCCAAATCGGTGGCGGTGATAGGGGCGGGGCCGGTAGGCTGCGAGTTGAGCCAAGCTCTGGCCCGTCTGGGATCCGAGGTGACCCTCATTGCCAGCCGCGAGCGCATCTTGCCCAAGGAGGATCCCGAAGCCGCCCAGGTGGTGCAGCAACAGTTGACCCAAGATGGGATCCGCATCCTCACCCGGGTACGCGCCACAGCAGTTGGCCAAGAGCAAGGGGCAAAGCTGCTTTCCCTAAAGGCCAATTCCGGGGCAGGCACCGCCGCTGCAGGTGATCAAGTGATCCGTGCAGAAGAGATTTTGGTGGCCGCCGGTCGGATCCCGAACGTGGAAGGGCTGGGTCTAGAAGCCGCCGGCGTGCAGTACACCCCCCAAGGGATCCAGGTGAATGCCAAGCTGCAAACCCGCAATCCCCGCATCTACGCCTGTGGGGATGTCATCGGCGGGCCGCAATTTACCCATGTGGCGGCCTACGAAGGGGCAGTGGCCCTGGTCAATGCCCTGTTTTTCCCCCTCAGCCAAGCGCGTTATCGTGTCATTCCTTGGGCCATCTTCACCGAGCCGGAGCTGGCCCGTGTGGGCCTCACCGAAAGCGAAGCCCGGCAGCAATACGGCAAGGATGTGGTGGTGCTCAAACAGGAGTTTGCCGATGTGGATCGGGCCCAGGCAGAAGCCGCCCCCCTGGGCTTTGCCAAATTGATCTGTCGGCGCAACGGCCAGATTTTGGGGGCGCACCTGGTGGGATCCCAGGCGGGAGAGCTGATTCATGAAGTGGTTTTGGCCATGAGCCGGCGGCTGCCCGTCTCTGCCCTGACCGGGATCCACATCTACCCCACCCGCTCGGAGGTGAATGCCAAGGCGGCCCTGCAGCACCGCAGGCAACAATTGGCCACCAACCCCCGCCTGCAGAACTTCTTGCAGGGATTCTTTGCCTGGAGGCGGGCCTGGAGCTGA
- the glgB gene encoding 1,4-alpha-glucan branching protein GlgB, giving the protein MGFLLSAEQVGQFVSNQWQDPYAVLGPQQIEEAGKSFGLVRALVPNARQVWLVERATGQAYPMQPLHPETLFELRFEPGTPLPDYFLRAQRVWDPQGEHLEEWEDPYRFPLEKVNHIGELDRYLFNEGNHHRIYDKLGAHLITVDGVKGVHFAVWAPNARNVSVIGDFNHWDGRQHQMKRLGESGIWAVFIPGIGPGAIYKYEVKTSWGDIYEKSDPYGFQQEVRPKTGSIVADLNTYTWHDQAWLEKRAATDPLRSPISVYEVHLGSWMHASAEDPPAEGQSVLVDQKPNTRFLTYRELADKLIPYVKELGFTHIELLPVAEHPFDGSWGYQVIGYYAVTSRYGSPQDFMYFVDRAHQAGIGVIVDWVPGHFPKDGHGLAFFDGTHLYEYADPRKGEHKGWGTLVFNYGRNEVRNYLVANALFWFEKYHIDGIRVDAVASMLYLDYDRKEWIPNPYGGREHLEAIDFFRQLNTLIFKYNPGALSIAEESTAWPMVTWPTHVGGLGFNLKWNMGWMHDMLDYFHMDPWFRQFHPHLVTFSLMYAFSENYMLAFSHDEVVHGKSHMLGKMPGDHWHKFASLRALYGYMFTHPGKKTLFMSMEFGQWNEWNVWADLDWELLQYEPHAKLRHYVASLNHLLRSEPALYTQDTKPEGFRWIDCSDHRGIVSFIRYGEDPSEWVVVVCNFTPVVWPNYRIGVPERGFYRELLNSDAVEFWGSGVGNLGGKWTDDWAYHNLPYSLELCLPQLSTLVLKWQPPQPVESQN; this is encoded by the coding sequence ATGGGCTTTCTCCTGTCTGCTGAACAAGTGGGTCAGTTTGTTTCCAACCAATGGCAGGATCCCTATGCCGTTTTGGGCCCCCAGCAGATAGAAGAGGCCGGGAAATCCTTTGGGTTGGTGCGCGCCCTTGTGCCCAATGCTCGGCAGGTTTGGCTGGTGGAACGCGCCACTGGACAGGCTTACCCGATGCAGCCGCTGCACCCGGAAACGCTATTCGAGCTGCGCTTTGAGCCGGGAACCCCTCTGCCGGACTATTTTTTGCGGGCCCAACGGGTCTGGGATCCCCAAGGGGAACACTTGGAAGAATGGGAGGATCCCTACCGCTTTCCCTTGGAGAAGGTCAACCACATTGGCGAGCTGGATCGCTACTTGTTCAACGAGGGGAATCACCACCGCATTTACGACAAGCTGGGCGCCCATCTCATCACGGTGGATGGGGTGAAGGGGGTGCATTTCGCCGTCTGGGCTCCCAACGCCCGCAACGTCAGCGTTATCGGCGATTTTAACCACTGGGACGGGCGTCAACACCAGATGAAGCGGCTGGGCGAAAGCGGCATCTGGGCGGTGTTCATCCCCGGCATAGGGCCAGGCGCCATCTACAAGTACGAGGTGAAAACTTCCTGGGGGGATATCTACGAAAAATCGGATCCCTATGGCTTTCAACAGGAGGTGCGCCCCAAAACCGGCTCCATCGTAGCCGACCTCAACACCTACACCTGGCACGACCAAGCCTGGCTGGAAAAACGCGCCGCCACCGATCCCCTGCGCTCGCCGATTTCGGTTTATGAGGTGCATCTGGGATCCTGGATGCACGCCTCGGCTGAAGATCCACCTGCCGAAGGGCAAAGTGTGCTGGTGGACCAAAAGCCCAACACTCGCTTCCTCACCTACCGCGAGCTGGCGGACAAATTGATCCCCTATGTGAAGGAGCTGGGCTTTACCCACATCGAGCTGTTGCCGGTGGCAGAACACCCCTTCGATGGCTCTTGGGGCTATCAAGTGATTGGCTACTATGCCGTAACATCCCGCTATGGATCCCCGCAAGACTTTATGTATTTTGTCGATCGGGCTCACCAAGCCGGGATCGGCGTGATTGTCGATTGGGTGCCCGGGCATTTCCCCAAAGATGGGCATGGGCTGGCTTTTTTCGACGGTACTCACCTGTACGAGTACGCCGACCCTCGCAAAGGCGAGCACAAAGGTTGGGGCACTTTGGTCTTTAATTATGGCCGCAACGAGGTGCGCAATTATCTGGTGGCCAATGCCCTTTTTTGGTTCGAGAAATACCACATCGATGGGATCCGGGTGGACGCGGTGGCCTCGATGCTTTATCTGGATTATGACCGCAAAGAGTGGATCCCCAATCCCTACGGCGGGCGGGAACACCTCGAAGCCATCGACTTTTTCCGGCAGCTCAATACCCTCATTTTCAAATACAACCCCGGTGCGCTTTCCATTGCCGAAGAATCTACTGCTTGGCCGATGGTAACTTGGCCAACCCATGTGGGTGGGCTGGGCTTCAACTTGAAGTGGAACATGGGTTGGATGCACGACATGTTGGATTATTTCCACATGGATCCCTGGTTCCGCCAGTTCCATCCCCATTTGGTCACCTTCAGCCTCATGTATGCCTTCAGCGAAAATTACATGCTGGCCTTTTCTCATGATGAGGTGGTGCATGGCAAGAGCCACATGTTGGGCAAAATGCCGGGGGATCATTGGCATAAGTTCGCCAGTCTGCGGGCTTTGTATGGCTACATGTTCACCCACCCTGGCAAGAAAACCTTGTTCATGAGCATGGAGTTTGGCCAGTGGAATGAGTGGAATGTTTGGGCAGATCTGGACTGGGAGCTGCTGCAGTATGAACCCCACGCCAAGTTGCGCCACTACGTGGCCAGCCTGAATCACCTGTTGCGCTCTGAGCCTGCCCTGTATACCCAAGACACCAAACCGGAGGGGTTCCGCTGGATCGACTGCAGCGATCATCGCGGCATCGTTTCCTTCATCCGCTATGGGGAGGATCCCAGTGAGTGGGTGGTGGTGGTTTGTAACTTCACGCCGGTGGTCTGGCCCAATTACCGCATTGGGGTACCGGAACGAGGTTTTTATCGAGAGCTGCTCAACAGCGATGCTGTGGAGTTTTGGGGCAGCGGGGTAGGCAATTTGGGGGGCAAGTGGACAGACGACTGGGCCTACCACAACTTGCCCTACTCCCTCGAGCTCTGCCTGCCGCAACTTTCTACCTTGGTGCTGAAATGGCAGCCGCCGCAGCCGGTCGAGTCCCAGAATTGA
- a CDS encoding DegT/DnrJ/EryC1/StrS family aminotransferase: protein MTEEPIPLLDLTGQYRALAGLLQPQLEALLASGQYIGGAAVQRFEEQFAQFLGGGPLEAVGCNSGTDALVLALQALGIQAGDEVLTSAFSFFASAAAISRVGARPVFVDVDPCTFNLDPQLLERSISCRTKAVVVVHLFGQAANMTQILAIARRHGLAVVEDCAQAVGACWGGRPVGTWGEVGCFSFFPTKNLGAAGDGGAVVTRDPQLARRVRALREHGQTRPYHHEHLGLNSRLDALQAVILSVKLPYLREWNWRRQGIAECYHRLLQGIPGLMLPQVGVGGNSVWHQYTVRVVGSEATDGRRRDYLQQGLKERGIGSRVYYPLPLPLQPVYRGLGYRRGDLPNAELCAAQVLSLPCFPELTTCQQERVAAAIAEILSEKTCP from the coding sequence ATGACGGAGGAGCCGATTCCGCTGCTGGATTTGACGGGGCAGTACCGCGCTTTGGCCGGGCTGTTGCAGCCGCAGCTGGAAGCGCTGCTGGCCTCTGGCCAGTACATCGGCGGGGCGGCGGTGCAGCGCTTTGAGGAGCAGTTTGCCCAGTTTTTGGGGGGTGGCCCCCTGGAGGCCGTCGGCTGCAATTCCGGCACCGATGCCTTGGTGTTGGCTTTGCAGGCTTTGGGCATCCAGGCGGGGGATGAGGTGCTCACCAGTGCCTTTAGTTTTTTTGCCTCGGCTGCCGCCATCAGCCGGGTGGGGGCGCGTCCGGTGTTTGTGGATGTGGATCCGTGCACCTTTAACCTGGATCCGCAGCTGCTGGAAAGGAGCATCTCCTGCCGCACCAAGGCGGTGGTGGTGGTGCATTTGTTTGGGCAGGCGGCCAACATGACCCAGATTCTGGCTATTGCCCGGCGGCACGGCTTGGCGGTGGTGGAAGATTGTGCCCAGGCGGTGGGGGCCTGCTGGGGGGGCAGGCCGGTGGGCACGTGGGGAGAGGTGGGCTGCTTCAGCTTTTTTCCCACCAAGAATCTGGGTGCGGCTGGGGATGGGGGGGCGGTGGTGACGCGGGATCCCCAACTGGCCAGGCGGGTGCGGGCTCTCAGGGAGCATGGGCAGACCCGTCCGTACCACCACGAGCATTTGGGTCTCAACAGCCGTTTGGATGCGCTGCAGGCGGTGATTCTCTCGGTGAAGTTGCCTTATCTGCGGGAGTGGAACTGGCGGCGGCAGGGGATTGCGGAGTGTTACCACCGCTTGCTGCAAGGGATCCCGGGCTTGATGTTGCCCCAGGTGGGGGTGGGGGGGAACTCGGTGTGGCACCAGTACACGGTGCGGGTGGTGGGTTCTGAGGCGACGGATGGGCGGCGGCGGGACTATTTGCAGCAGGGTCTGAAGGAGCGGGGCATTGGCAGTCGGGTTTACTATCCTCTGCCATTGCCGCTGCAGCCGGTGTACCGAGGGCTGGGCTACCGGCGGGGGGATCTGCCCAATGCCGAGCTATGTGCGGCTCAGGTGTTGTCTTTGCCGTGTTTTCCTGAGTTGACCACCTGTCAACAAGAGCGGGTGGCTGCGGCCATTGCTGAAATCCTCTCAGAAAAAACCTGCCCGTAG